A window from Azoarcus sp. DD4 encodes these proteins:
- a CDS encoding TRAP transporter small permease produces the protein MKFLDALEEWLVTFLIGAATLITFAAVVHRYGAGLPIPVVQNWLISINMSWAQELTIIMFVWMAKFGAAYGVRTGIHVGVDVLINRLPDRTRAKFIVFGLLAGALFTGIIAALGGHFVWENGAHYAIFSTLGLDIGDALEGPTTVDLEWPTWIVYSAIPLGSALMCFRFLQVCASFLRTGELPHHDHGHVDGMDEQVDIGSDMPDPSDVYPRELPKDNQNKNGGVR, from the coding sequence ATGAAATTCCTCGATGCTCTGGAGGAATGGCTCGTCACGTTCCTGATCGGCGCGGCGACGCTCATCACCTTCGCGGCAGTGGTCCATCGCTACGGCGCTGGCCTGCCAATTCCCGTCGTGCAGAACTGGCTCATCTCGATCAACATGAGTTGGGCGCAGGAGCTCACGATCATCATGTTCGTGTGGATGGCCAAGTTTGGCGCCGCCTACGGCGTGCGCACCGGCATCCACGTCGGTGTCGACGTGCTGATCAACCGGCTGCCCGATCGCACGCGCGCCAAATTCATCGTTTTCGGTCTGCTCGCGGGTGCACTCTTCACCGGCATCATCGCCGCGCTGGGCGGACATTTCGTGTGGGAGAACGGTGCCCACTACGCCATCTTCAGCACCCTTGGGCTCGACATCGGGGACGCACTGGAGGGGCCCACCACGGTTGATCTCGAATGGCCGACGTGGATTGTCTATTCGGCAATCCCGCTGGGCAGCGCCCTCATGTGTTTCCGTTTCCTGCAGGTGTGCGCATCGTTCCTCCGTACTGGCGAACTGCCTCACCACGACCACGGACATGTGGACGGGATGGACGAGCAGGTCGACATAGGCAGCGACATGCCCGACCCGAGTGACGTCTATCCGCGCGAACTCCCCAAGGACAACCAGAACAAGAACGGAGGTGTGCGATGA
- a CDS encoding DctP family TRAP transporter solute-binding subunit translates to MKNIYALTAAIGIAFAGGALAQDPIVIKFAHVAAADTPKGRAAEYFKKVAEERTKGRVKVEIYANSTLYKDKEELEALQMGSVHMLAPVAGKFGPAGVKEFEVFDLPYIFPNDAALHRVTQGPIGASLLKKLEPRGFIGLSYWDAGFRVLSSNKPIRTPDQAKGQKIRINSSKVNQSIMRSIGALPQTMAFSEVYQALQTGVVDGADGNLSNLYTQKQYEVQKHLTLTNHTYSGYVVVANKPFWDRLPADVRAELEGAVKEATEFNRKVALEDDAKSLAAIKASGKTEVHEPTADEKDAWMKAMMPVQEEMASRVGRDLIDAIRKETAAVTQR, encoded by the coding sequence ATGAAAAACATATATGCCCTGACCGCCGCCATCGGTATCGCCTTTGCCGGCGGCGCGTTGGCACAGGACCCGATCGTCATCAAGTTCGCACACGTGGCCGCCGCTGACACCCCCAAGGGGCGCGCTGCCGAGTACTTCAAGAAAGTAGCCGAAGAGCGCACGAAGGGCCGTGTAAAGGTGGAGATCTACGCGAACAGCACCTTGTACAAGGACAAGGAGGAGCTCGAAGCGCTTCAGATGGGGTCGGTGCATATGCTGGCACCCGTTGCGGGCAAGTTCGGGCCTGCAGGCGTGAAGGAATTCGAGGTCTTCGACCTCCCGTACATCTTCCCGAATGACGCTGCGCTGCACCGCGTTACCCAGGGGCCGATCGGCGCTTCACTGCTGAAGAAACTCGAGCCGCGCGGCTTCATCGGCCTCTCGTACTGGGATGCAGGTTTCCGCGTTCTGAGTTCGAACAAGCCAATCCGCACGCCTGACCAGGCCAAGGGACAGAAGATCCGCATCAATTCGTCGAAGGTGAATCAGTCGATCATGCGGTCGATAGGTGCGCTGCCGCAGACGATGGCGTTCTCCGAGGTCTATCAGGCGCTGCAGACCGGCGTGGTGGATGGTGCGGATGGCAACCTCTCCAACCTGTACACGCAGAAGCAATACGAAGTTCAGAAGCACCTCACCCTGACCAACCATACATATAGCGGCTATGTCGTCGTCGCCAACAAGCCCTTCTGGGACCGGCTACCGGCCGATGTCCGCGCGGAGTTGGAGGGCGCGGTGAAGGAGGCGACTGAGTTCAACCGCAAGGTTGCCCTCGAGGACGACGCAAAATCGCTCGCTGCGATCAAGGCTTCCGGCAAAACCGAGGTGCATGAGCCGACTGCGGACGAGAAGGACGCCTGGATGAAGGCCATGATGCCGGTTCAGGAAGAGATGGCCTCGCGTGTCGGACGCGACCTGATCGACGCGATCCGCAAGGAAACCGCGGCCGTCACCCAGCGGTAA
- a CDS encoding LysR family transcriptional regulator has protein sequence MKIDFDGIQAFVVIAELGGFSKAAEHLHVTQTALTRRVQKLEGYLGLRLLDRTTRYVELTAVGREFLPQAKAIVGEMTLAVGRLKDMSKNARGSFTLACVPTMASHVLPAAIRRYRQSHPGNRVRLIDTTAFEVRDAVLHGQAELGIGIPTERHPEILETPLLEDPLMFFCREEHPLSKRESVTWSDMRETELVVVSSMTATRVFMDYQLAKRGISLSGAYEVQHHATAISLVAAGVGTAILPASTLEDGARPGVCRIPLVSPVVKRKITLLRRKNSTLSPAANAFFELLKSGT, from the coding sequence ATGAAGATCGATTTCGACGGCATTCAGGCGTTCGTGGTAATCGCCGAGCTGGGCGGATTCAGCAAGGCAGCGGAGCACCTCCACGTCACGCAGACGGCGCTCACACGCCGTGTGCAGAAACTCGAGGGCTACTTGGGATTGCGGCTCCTTGACCGCACAACGCGCTATGTCGAGCTGACGGCTGTCGGGCGCGAGTTCCTGCCCCAGGCCAAAGCCATCGTCGGGGAAATGACGCTTGCGGTTGGTCGACTGAAGGACATGTCGAAGAATGCCCGCGGGAGTTTCACCCTCGCCTGCGTGCCGACCATGGCATCACACGTCCTGCCCGCGGCGATCCGGCGCTACAGACAATCCCATCCCGGCAATCGGGTGCGCTTGATCGACACGACCGCTTTCGAGGTTCGTGACGCCGTGCTCCACGGCCAAGCCGAGCTCGGTATCGGAATTCCAACCGAGCGCCACCCTGAGATTCTTGAAACGCCTCTCCTGGAAGATCCGCTGATGTTCTTCTGCCGTGAGGAGCATCCCCTCAGCAAGCGAGAGTCCGTTACCTGGTCAGACATGCGCGAGACCGAGCTTGTCGTCGTCAGTAGCATGACGGCCACGCGGGTCTTCATGGACTACCAACTGGCGAAGCGCGGAATAAGCCTCAGTGGGGCCTATGAAGTTCAACACCACGCCACAGCCATCAGTCTCGTCGCCGCCGGCGTCGGGACTGCCATTCTCCCTGCATCAACGCTCGAAGACGGTGCCAGGCCGGGCGTGTGCCGGATTCCATTGGTCAGCCCGGTCGTAAAGAGAAAGATCACCCTGCTTCGCCGCAAGAACAGCACCCTGTCGCCTGCAGCGAACGCGTTCTTCGAGTTGCTGAAGAGCGGCACCTAG
- a CDS encoding Rieske 2Fe-2S domain-containing protein yields the protein MAYIPLCKLRNLMEGEAAPFNVDGREIMVLWPEGGELKAYDGLCPHQKIPFSRGVFNGRYLTCTAHDWVFDGRNGECRQGQDCTLTTYPLRVVEGMVEIELA from the coding sequence ATGGCCTACATCCCCCTCTGCAAACTCAGAAACCTCATGGAAGGCGAAGCCGCGCCTTTCAATGTCGATGGCCGCGAGATCATGGTCCTGTGGCCGGAAGGCGGCGAGTTGAAGGCCTACGACGGCTTGTGTCCGCACCAGAAGATTCCCTTCTCGCGCGGCGTGTTCAACGGCCGCTACCTCACCTGTACGGCACACGACTGGGTGTTCGACGGGCGCAACGGCGAATGCCGCCAGGGGCAGGACTGTACGCTCACAACCTATCCATTGCGGGTGGTGGAGGGCATGGTCGAGATCGAGCTGGCCTGA
- a CDS encoding c-type cytochrome: MTASPTPHKPRLRWLWRLLALLPWLAIVFGGIYAAARFLPDRPVTYTDPLQHFKYGSTGGERESGFPYWIWQALPQVCAEHLPGPGYASLGMLFEPGRDLPVGVSKRRNLGLDRVFLNCAVCHTSTVRDAADAPPRIVVGMPAHRFDIRAFETFFFNCAAGPKFSREFIVPEIDRLAGKLSPIDRYLVYPVAIALMRERLLMLRGRFDFVFEQPAWGPGRVDTFNSAKVLFNFPMRQLPPQELLGASDFPSIWHQRKRMTRDDGERMELHWDGNNTHTEERNKSAAFGTGTTPPTIDLAAIGRVEDWLLDLAPPAWPYPIDQALAARGAPLYAQYCAACHGASGQDFKGAKVGHVTPIAEIATDRARLDSYTRELAVNQATLYAGYPHRFQHFRKTWGYANMPLDGVWLRAPYLHNGSVPTLRDLLEPASARPATFMRGSDIYDPVRVGFVAEPPPAAPGSPPLFRYDTRVPGNGNQGHEGPAYGTELPAADKDALVEYLKTF, encoded by the coding sequence GTGACCGCCAGCCCCACCCCGCACAAACCCCGGCTGCGCTGGCTGTGGCGCCTGCTCGCGCTGCTGCCCTGGCTCGCCATCGTGTTCGGCGGCATCTACGCCGCCGCCCGCTTCCTGCCCGACCGGCCGGTGACCTACACCGACCCGCTGCAGCACTTCAAGTACGGCTCCACCGGCGGCGAGCGCGAATCCGGCTTTCCCTACTGGATCTGGCAGGCGCTGCCGCAGGTCTGCGCCGAACACCTGCCCGGCCCCGGCTACGCCTCGCTCGGCATGCTGTTCGAGCCCGGCCGCGACCTGCCGGTAGGCGTTTCCAAGCGGCGCAACCTCGGCCTGGACCGCGTCTTCCTCAACTGCGCCGTGTGCCACACCAGCACCGTGCGCGATGCGGCCGACGCGCCGCCGCGCATCGTCGTCGGCATGCCGGCGCACCGTTTCGACATCCGCGCCTTCGAGACCTTCTTCTTCAACTGCGCCGCCGGGCCGAAGTTCTCGCGCGAGTTCATCGTGCCGGAGATCGACCGCCTCGCCGGCAAGCTCAGCCCGATCGACCGCTACCTGGTGTATCCGGTCGCCATCGCGCTGATGCGCGAGCGCCTGCTGATGCTGCGCGGCCGCTTCGACTTCGTTTTCGAGCAGCCGGCATGGGGCCCGGGCCGGGTCGACACCTTCAATTCCGCCAAGGTGCTGTTCAACTTCCCGATGAGGCAGCTGCCGCCGCAGGAACTGCTCGGCGCGTCCGACTTCCCATCGATCTGGCACCAGAGGAAGCGCATGACGCGCGACGACGGCGAGCGCATGGAACTGCACTGGGACGGCAACAACACCCATACCGAGGAACGCAACAAGAGCGCCGCCTTCGGCACCGGCACCACGCCGCCCACCATAGACCTTGCCGCCATCGGCCGGGTGGAGGACTGGCTGCTCGACCTCGCGCCGCCCGCCTGGCCCTACCCCATCGACCAGGCGCTGGCCGCCCGCGGCGCGCCGCTCTATGCGCAGTACTGCGCCGCCTGCCACGGCGCCAGCGGGCAGGACTTCAAGGGGGCGAAGGTCGGCCATGTGACGCCGATCGCCGAAATCGCCACCGACCGCGCCCGGCTCGATTCCTACACCCGCGAGCTGGCGGTGAACCAGGCCACGCTCTACGCCGGCTATCCGCACCGCTTCCAGCATTTCCGCAAGACCTGGGGCTACGCCAACATGCCGCTGGACGGCGTCTGGCTGCGTGCGCCCTACCTGCACAACGGCTCGGTCCCGACCCTGCGCGACCTGCTGGAACCCGCCAGCGCGCGGCCGGCCACCTTCATGCGCGGCAGCGACATCTACGACCCGGTGCGGGTCGGCTTCGTCGCCGAACCGCCGCCCGCCGCGCCCGGCAGCCCACCGCTCTTCCGCTACGACACCCGCGTGCCCGGCAACGGCAACCAGGGCCATGAGGGCCCCGCCTACGGCACCGAACTGCCGGCCGCCGACAAGGACGCGCTGGTCGAGTACCTGAAAACCTTCTGA
- a CDS encoding toll/interleukin-1 receptor domain-containing protein, with the protein MAQDAAAPSPWAGRYLVRAVWGVLVVGALIGHVWLARLPFPLDATTAPPLQAAPGERLLLLLPGPAEPLIRYRGEAGATVNVRFERARLSLATLALLRSAGLDPPSEDTPLEWLGDAGDGARTFLSVSTLAPGAGLARIELFQLPEADRRLPYFELRARGTALQLAMAAADADPFAAQASTRRLTAAGQSWTLPAALPLDIQVADGHSLRMQVAIAAASGEDEPAGRFGFGFGAGEGREALMVRGAGVIAADGSLRLLACSAPPRGPYWRGAATMTAGDCDRGPATPALSLTRLAVTPDGLATALAGRAWVVRDQTAINPPLGTRLRNEAPLVAAVAGADLVLALGAGLPLYRALRRRQAARKAEIFISYRRDDSIADATLIAKGLAEQLGRDRVFIDLEDIRPGDRFLQRITDIIAGCRAMVVVIGPGWLDARRDNQRRLDDPKDVVRHEIVQAITHRLEIVPVLVRDAPLPRADALPADIAGLLEHSALQISMTRLQEDVARLAAALRPTVDGAEGDEV; encoded by the coding sequence ATGGCGCAGGACGCCGCCGCTCCCTCGCCCTGGGCCGGGCGCTACCTTGTGCGGGCGGTGTGGGGCGTGCTCGTCGTCGGCGCACTGATCGGGCATGTGTGGCTGGCGCGGTTGCCCTTTCCGCTCGATGCGACCACTGCGCCGCCACTGCAGGCCGCCCCCGGCGAACGCCTGCTGCTGCTCCTGCCCGGCCCCGCCGAGCCGCTGATCCGCTACCGCGGCGAAGCCGGCGCCACCGTGAACGTGCGCTTCGAACGCGCCCGCCTGTCGCTCGCCACGCTCGCCCTGCTGCGCAGCGCCGGGCTGGACCCGCCAAGCGAGGACACACCGCTGGAATGGCTGGGCGATGCCGGCGACGGCGCCCGTACCTTTCTGTCGGTCAGCACCCTGGCGCCGGGCGCCGGCCTTGCCCGTATCGAACTCTTCCAGCTACCCGAGGCGGATCGCCGCCTGCCCTATTTCGAACTGCGTGCCCGCGGCACCGCACTGCAGCTCGCCATGGCTGCCGCCGACGCCGATCCGTTCGCGGCGCAAGCCAGCACCCGCCGGCTGACTGCCGCCGGCCAGAGCTGGACGCTGCCGGCGGCCTTGCCGCTCGACATCCAGGTGGCCGACGGCCACAGCCTGCGCATGCAGGTGGCGATCGCCGCCGCCAGCGGCGAGGACGAGCCGGCGGGCCGCTTCGGCTTCGGCTTCGGCGCCGGCGAAGGCCGCGAGGCGCTGATGGTGCGCGGCGCCGGCGTGATCGCCGCCGACGGCAGCCTGCGCCTGCTCGCCTGTTCGGCCCCGCCGCGCGGCCCCTACTGGCGTGGTGCCGCAACCATGACCGCCGGCGACTGCGACCGCGGCCCGGCCACGCCGGCACTCTCGCTCACCCGGCTGGCGGTCACGCCGGACGGTCTGGCCACCGCGCTGGCCGGCCGCGCCTGGGTGGTGCGCGACCAGACTGCGATCAACCCGCCGCTGGGCACACGCCTGCGCAACGAGGCCCCGCTGGTGGCCGCGGTGGCGGGCGCCGACCTAGTGCTGGCGCTCGGCGCCGGCCTGCCGCTCTACCGCGCGCTGCGCCGCCGCCAGGCTGCGCGCAAGGCCGAAATCTTCATCAGCTACCGGCGCGACGACAGCATTGCCGACGCCACCCTCATCGCCAAAGGCCTGGCCGAACAGCTCGGCCGCGACCGCGTCTTCATCGACCTGGAGGACATCCGCCCCGGCGACCGCTTCCTGCAGCGCATCACCGACATCATCGCCGGCTGCCGTGCGATGGTGGTCGTGATCGGCCCAGGCTGGCTCGATGCCCGCCGCGACAACCAGCGCCGCCTTGACGACCCCAAGGACGTGGTACGCCACGAGATCGTGCAGGCCATCACCCATCGGCTGGAGATCGTGCCGGTGCTGGTGCGCGACGCGCCGCTGCCGCGCGCCGACGCGCTGCCGGCGGACATCGCCGGACTGCTGGAACACAGCGCGCTGCAGATTTCGATGACGCGGCTGCAGGAAGACGTCGCCCGGCTGGCGGCCGCGCTGCGGCCGACGGTGGACGGCGCAGAAGGCGACGAGGTCTGA
- a CDS encoding 4-oxalomesaconate tautomerase, whose amino-acid sequence MDHIPCVLMRGGSSKGLFFLAENLPDDTAARDRLLLAAMGSPDLRQIDGMGGGNDLSSKVVIVAPSHRPDLDVEYLFAQVSVARDLVDVLPNSGNMLAAVGPFALERGLVRASSPVTRVRILNINSGKQVEAIVQTPGGTVTYSGSFHLDGVPGTSAPVTLNFLDPAGTRTGRLLPTGNAQDVIDGLSVTCMDFAIPIVFVKASSLGKTGHESKAELDGDDDFLQRLESIRVAAAALMGLEVSPDRGVPKIAMIAPPRHGGSVASRYFVPSSCHPVHAATGALALAAACHTPDTVAEELAEIDENAPYRIVIEHPSGQMACDLHIAPQTMHTVPVIDSASIVTSARPLLSGEVYVRTAA is encoded by the coding sequence GTGGATCACATTCCGTGTGTGCTGATGCGGGGCGGATCGTCGAAGGGGTTGTTCTTCCTTGCGGAGAATCTGCCTGACGACACGGCCGCCCGCGACCGCCTCCTGCTCGCGGCGATGGGATCACCCGATCTTCGGCAGATCGATGGTATGGGTGGTGGCAACGATCTAAGCAGCAAGGTCGTGATCGTGGCGCCATCGCACCGGCCCGATCTCGATGTGGAATATCTCTTTGCCCAGGTTTCGGTGGCCCGGGATCTGGTCGATGTGTTGCCCAACAGCGGCAACATGCTCGCGGCGGTGGGGCCGTTTGCACTCGAACGCGGCCTGGTCAGGGCCTCCAGTCCGGTCACGCGTGTTCGCATTCTGAACATCAATAGCGGCAAACAGGTCGAGGCGATCGTACAGACGCCGGGCGGAACAGTGACCTACAGCGGCAGCTTTCATCTCGACGGCGTGCCGGGCACGAGTGCCCCCGTCACGCTCAATTTTCTGGACCCGGCGGGAACCCGAACCGGGCGCCTGCTCCCGACCGGCAACGCCCAGGATGTGATCGACGGGCTTTCCGTTACCTGCATGGATTTCGCGATTCCCATCGTTTTCGTGAAAGCCTCCTCTCTCGGCAAGACGGGGCACGAGTCGAAGGCAGAACTGGACGGCGATGACGACTTTCTGCAGCGCCTGGAGTCGATTCGCGTCGCTGCTGCAGCACTCATGGGACTGGAGGTCTCACCCGACCGCGGGGTGCCGAAGATCGCAATGATCGCTCCTCCGCGTCACGGCGGCAGTGTCGCATCGCGCTATTTCGTTCCCTCAAGCTGCCACCCGGTACATGCCGCCACGGGCGCGTTGGCGCTGGCTGCGGCATGTCACACGCCAGATACCGTCGCTGAAGAACTCGCCGAGATCGACGAAAACGCACCGTACCGCATCGTCATCGAGCACCCGAGCGGCCAGATGGCCTGTGACCTGCACATTGCGCCACAAACGATGCACACCGTGCCGGTCATCGACTCCGCCTCGATCGTGACGTCGGCCAGGCCGCTGCTCAGTGGCGAGGTCTACGTGCGGACGGCGGCCTGA